The following DNA comes from Sporomusaceae bacterium.
TGAGGGGGCTGTTTGCTGCTCCTTGAAAATGGTATTTTGAATGTGAAAGGGAACTCCGCACTTATCGCCGGGGTTCCCCTTCATCTTAAGAGTCGGCTGTCAATTACTTAAAGGAGGATACATTGGACTATCATAAGCTTCCTTAACCGTGGGCCTATTATATGCGAGAAAAATTGTTAAAAAATGCTTGACTGTGAGTGGACTCCAAGTGATAAGGTTTTCCTAAAGCTAGATTTTCCAAAATAATGGGATTGTTTGCTGACGAATAAAATCAGACTATTACTTTAGGAGGTCCGCATGAACAGAAGACTATTCATTGCAGGTGCCGGAGCAGGGATCATGACTATGATGTTGGGTGGTTGTAATTTTATGTCGAAAAATGAAGCTCAACAAAAGTCTGTTGCCCAGGCAGCAACGGACAGTAGTACAAGTACCGGTAATAAGAATGAGCAACTGGTTGGGACGGATAAAAAGATTCTGATAGCCTATTTTTCCCACACGGGCAATACGAAAGCCTTTGCGGAAAGCATCCAAAGGCAGGTCGGCGGGAATTTCTTCGCCATCGAACCGCAGGATGCCTATCCGCAAAACTACGATAAAGTCGTACAACAGGCCAAAGGCGAAGTCGCGTCTAAATTCAGGCCCAAAATCACCAATAAAATCGCCGATATACGCGCCTACGATGTAATCTTCATCGGTACGCCGATTTGGTGGTATACGGTGGCGCCGCCGGTCAGAACCTTCCTCGCGGAATACGATCTGGCAGGCAAAACGATCGTTCCTTTCAGCACCCATAAAGGCAGCGGCCTTTCCGGTATCGACAAAGCTATACAGGAACTTCAACCCCAAGCGAAAGTATTGGACGGATTCGCCGTTTGGGATAACCAGGCAAAAGATAAACAGGGGGAAATCGCCAACTGGCTGCAGAGGTTGAAGGCATGATCAGAAACACCCTGAATCTCGTGATGCTGCTGTGTATCCTGGCTGTCATGGATTATCGCTTTACCGACAACGCCATTCATGAAATACTCGGCGTGGTTATTCTACTGTTGTTCATCGGCCATAACATCCTGAATCGCCGTTGGTACATGGCAATCGGCAGAGGAAAAACGAGCCTGCATCGGATACTGCTCACCGTTGTCAACTTTCTGCTTTTGCTCGTGATGGTGACGGTCACCGTAACAGGGGTGCTCATCTCGCAAACAGTTTTTTCCGCCCTTTCGCTGAGCGGCAATCTTTGGGTCCACGAGCTGCATACGTTGTCCGCTTATTCAGGCTTTATCCTCAGTGCGATCCATCTCGGTTTTCACTGGAAGGCACTTTGGGGAAAACTGTGCCGCTGGCTTGGCATCGAGCGCACAGCTTCTGGTTATATCCTCCTGCGCCGCGCAGCTTCACTGATTATCGTCGGCTATGGTATCTATGCCTCGTTTACACGCCAGATCGGTTCTAAATTACTTCTCCAGCATGTTTTTATCGGCTGGGACGCTGCTCAGCCTTCGCTTGCCGGGTTCATTTTTGACTATACGGCGATTATGGGTTGCTATGTCGCCGCAGCGTATTACCTGACACAGATACTGCAAAAAACAGAATTACAAAAATACAGAGCTTGAATGCTTGAAAGAGATGAGGCTAATGAAGCGGCGGGACTTTATACAGGCAATGGGAGCCGGAGCTGTAAGCCTGATGCTCGGGGGATGCAGCCTCAATTCACCATCTACGGCTAAGGTTTCCGACAATGCGCCGTCCAGCAGCGAGATCGTGCAGAAGCTGGCCGAGACTGTCAAATATCG
Coding sequences within:
- a CDS encoding flavodoxin, whose protein sequence is MNRRLFIAGAGAGIMTMMLGGCNFMSKNEAQQKSVAQAATDSSTSTGNKNEQLVGTDKKILIAYFSHTGNTKAFAESIQRQVGGNFFAIEPQDAYPQNYDKVVQQAKGEVASKFRPKITNKIADIRAYDVIFIGTPIWWYTVAPPVRTFLAEYDLAGKTIVPFSTHKGSGLSGIDKAIQELQPQAKVLDGFAVWDNQAKDKQGEIANWLQRLKA
- a CDS encoding DUF4405 domain-containing protein — encoded protein: MIRNTLNLVMLLCILAVMDYRFTDNAIHEILGVVILLLFIGHNILNRRWYMAIGRGKTSLHRILLTVVNFLLLLVMVTVTVTGVLISQTVFSALSLSGNLWVHELHTLSAYSGFILSAIHLGFHWKALWGKLCRWLGIERTASGYILLRRAASLIIVGYGIYASFTRQIGSKLLLQHVFIGWDAAQPSLAGFIFDYTAIMGCYVAAAYYLTQILQKTELQKYRA